The sequence ACTAATTTATGCAATTTCAAATATGATATGATGTATTGGGGTCTACTTCACCTAAGGGGCTCATTAAGCCAAGCTTAGAATTAGTACAATATAAGTTCCAAAGTTGAGTCCTACAGCTAGCAGCATTCAGTTCCATATACCAACCATACTCTGCTAAAGCTTCTGATGTAAGGGAAGACCAGTTTATCAACTCATACTTCAGCAGTAGCAAGGTCCTCGATCCAGGATTCATCAAAACCTACACTCTTTCTTTGCAATGTCCTATTCATAATGATTTCTCATTTCCCTTCACTTTGTTAATTCTATTCCTAGCCATGTAAGTAAATCACTGGCCAAATTGGAATCTGCATCTTCCTACCAATTCAACAATGTTGCGCATTTTTTGAACTCGGGAATCAGTGCAGAGTACTACTAACAGAGACGCATTGCACAGCACAAGTCCCTATTCAGAAGAACAAAATCGCGAAACCACTTTCCTTTATCACTCAACCCTTAATTACCTGGGAGTTTGGGGACGCCGAGTCTCTCGCAGAGCACGTCGCAGAAGTGGTTGCAGTTCCTGGAGAGGAGGTCGTACGAGTGGCCCGGCCACTCGCGGCTGAGCTCGCGCAGGATCCGGTTCACAGCGGCGATGCCGCACTCCGTCTCCCCTAGGACGATGCGCTCGCGGTAGGTGTACATGGGGTTCTTCCCCACGGGGCAGCTGAACACGCCGCTGCCGCTCTCGCAGAACCCGAACGACCACTCCTCCTCGCCGTAGACCTGGTTCGAGAAGCCGACGAGAGATTTAGGGATCTGGGAAGCGGACAGTCGCTGGGACCTGGGCGGGCGGTAGGAGGAGGGGAACCCTACCTGGACGGCGCTGTGGAAGATGCCGCCGAGGCCGATGCGGTCCTTGAAGATGCGGTTGATCTGGAGGATGGTGTTGTTCGTCTTCTCCGAGTCGCTGTTCGTCACGTCGTACACGTGGAGCACCACCTCCTTCATCTCGCCCGCCCGCTCCggctcctcctgctcctctggcggcggctgctgctgatGCCGCGCGATGGGGCTTGGGGAGCCGGGAAAGCGAGGGATGGGATCGAGGCGTCGGCGGGTGGGAGCTCGCTTTCCGTCGCAGGAGACGGTGACGGCGGTGGTAGCCAACTCGGGTCGGGTTCGTTACTCTTATCGGCCTTGGGCTCGGGGGGTCTCCGGAGAGGTGGGGTCACTGACGAGTGGGCCCGTGCTCACCAGTTTTCCTTTTCCCATTGGTGCGCGCTTCAGGCGGCGTGCCGAGCAGGAGGCGGAGTAAAGGAGCAGAGACCATGCCCGGCAACAATTTTGGCACGAATTTTACACGAACACGAAACGAAATTTATGGCAAATTCTACAGATTTTGAAACAT is a genomic window of Phragmites australis chromosome 24, lpPhrAust1.1, whole genome shotgun sequence containing:
- the LOC133907290 gene encoding uncharacterized protein LOC133907290 isoform X1 produces the protein MKEVVLHVYDVTNSDSEKTNNTILQINRIFKDRIGLGGIFHSAVQVGFPSSYRPPRSQRLSASQIPKSLVGFSNQVYGEEEWSFGFCESGSGVFSCPVGKNPMYTYRERIVLGETECGIAAVNRILRELSREWPGHSYDLLSRNCNHFCDVLCERLGVPKLPGWVNRFANAGDTAVVVAENTAVKFRHAKTEIVNASRVAYRFMAGLASKNQASPESAGNNQNRGSPTFQGAWFKNVISAGAKPSSSGSTPSQDTDDGSPLERQKSTEQSRRL
- the LOC133907290 gene encoding uncharacterized protein LOC133907290 isoform X2 is translated as MKEVVLHVYDVTNSDSEKTNNTILQINRIFKDRIGLGGIFHSAVQVYGEEEWSFGFCESGSGVFSCPVGKNPMYTYRERIVLGETECGIAAVNRILRELSREWPGHSYDLLSRNCNHFCDVLCERLGVPKLPGWVNRFANAGDTAVVVAENTAVKFRHAKTEIVNASRVAYRFMAGLASKNQASPESAGNNQNRGSPTFQGAWFKNVISAGAKPSSSGSTPSQDTDDGSPLERQKSTEQSRRL